The Solanum pennellii chromosome 11, SPENNV200 genome contains a region encoding:
- the LOC107004255 gene encoding WUSCHEL-related homeobox 3-like: MPRPRWSPTPQQLMILQDLYRKGLRNPTSIQVQKITTHLSLYGKIQCKNVFYWFQNHKARDRQKLRKELMMLHKNHKTTSDDDVPHQFHTTQNTNINLEYNFLPSTFHTLYPHSPSILVHQGEGNDTSSSSTQMMNNMGNVDFPKHCVIENGMMRTNVQGWILMMTDMGPNSIPSCSSNKPLETLELFPIKATGIKE, from the exons ATGCCTAGACCAAGATGGAGTCCAACACCACAACAACTTATGATTCTACAAGATTTGTATAGAAAAGGTTTGAGAAATCCAACATCTATTCAAGTACAAAAGATAACAACTCATCTTTCTCTTTATGGAAAGATTCAATGCAAGAATGTATTTTATTGGTTTCAAAATCACAAAGCTAGGGACAGGCAAAAACTCAGAAAAGAATTGATGATGCTTCACAAAAACCACAAAACTActagtgatgatgatgttcctCATCAATTTCACACAACTCAAAACACCAATATTAATCTTGAATACAATTTCCTTCCTAGTACTTTTCATACACTTTACCCTCACTCACCTTCCATATTGGTTCATCAG GGTGAAGGAAATgacacatcatcatcatcaactcAAATGATGAACAACATGGGGAATGTTGATTTTCCAAAGCATTGTGTCATAGAAAATGGCATGATGAGAACAAATGTTCAAGGTTGGATCTTGATGATGACAGATATGGGCCCTAATTCTATTCCATCTTGCAGCAGTAACAAGCCTCTTGAAACCCTAGAACTTTTTCCTATTAAAGCCACTGGCATTAAGGAATAG
- the LOC107003475 gene encoding WUSCHEL-related homeobox 3-like: protein MQVLKREKMGRPTRWSPTPEQLMFLEEMYRKGLRNPNATQIQSITCHLSSFGKIEGKNVFYWFQNHKARDRQKLKKKLLAQMNQQQILAQYPIDAHSTTTTTNSNNNTLFHCPTTDQYQICPLTSTTALLQEGGIKEASSQVMTYLYPMDLSKPADQNMENCMIRPYGKDWIVMMNINPNNSPYCLNRPLKTLPLFPITTTDDLKDQTTSSTSLSL, encoded by the exons atgcaagttttgaaaagagaaaaaatgggAAGGCCAACAAGATGGAGTCCAACACCAGAACAACTTATGTTCTTAGAAGAAATGTATAGAAAAGGTTTAAGAAATCCAAATGCTACACAAATACAAAGTATTACTTGTCATTTGTCTTCATTTGGGAAAATTGAAGGGAAAAATGTGTTTTATTGGTTTCAAAATCATAAAGCTAGGGATAGacaaaaacttaagaaaaaacttCTTGCACAAATgaatcaacaacaaatattaGCTCAATATCCTATTGATGCTCATAGTACAACTACTACTACTAACTCCAATAACAATACCCTATTTCATTGCCCTACTACTGATCAGTACCAAATATGTCCTTTGACATCTACTACTGCCCTTCTTCAAGAG GGTGGAATCAAAGAAGCATCATCTCAAGTAATGACTTATCTATATCCAATGGATCTCTCAAAACCAGCTGatcaaaatatggaaaattgCATGATAAGACCCTATGGAAAAGATTGGATCGTGATGATgaatattaatccaaataattCACCATATTGTCTTAATCGACCCCTCAAAACCCTACCACTTTTTCCTATAACAACAACCGATGACCTCAAAGACCAAACAACATCTTCCACTAGTTTAAGTCTTTGA